Proteins from one Saccharomyces eubayanus strain FM1318 chromosome XI, whole genome shotgun sequence genomic window:
- the SDS22 gene encoding type 1 protein phosphatase-activating protein SDS22, with protein sequence MNNTAADKTTEGQGEERKIEVLDDTHLDFISADSELTQDLPDDVEIIDLVHLKIQSLEDLNLYRFKNLKQLCLRQNLIESISEVEVLPHDKIVDLDFYDNKIKHISSNVNKLTKLTSLDLSFNKIKHIKNLDNLTQLENLFFVQNSISKIENLSSLKSLKNLELGGNNIHSIEADSFEGLSNLEEIWLGKNFLPRLINLHPLHNLKILSIQSNKLKKIENLEALTNLEELYLSHNFITKIEGLEKNLKLTTLDVTSNKLTSLENLDHLSQLTDIWASFNQIDQSFESLGKNLSNLSRLETIYLEGNPIQMENKTSYRRKLTMNLPPSLEKIDATYIRG encoded by the coding sequence ATGAACAATACAGCTGCTGATAAAACCACTGAAGGCCAGGGTGAAGAACGCAAGATTGAAGTCTTGGACGATACTCATCTCGACTTCATCAGCGCAGACTCGGAATTGACCCAGGATTTGCCTGATGATGTTGAGATCATCGACTTGGTccatttgaaaattcaGTCACTTGAAGACCTGAACCTTTACAGGTTTAAAAACCTGAAACAGCTGTGCTTGAGACAGAACCTGATCGAAAGTATAAGCGAAGTGGAAGTATTGCCCCATGACAAGATCGTTGATCTGGATTTTTATGATAACAAGATCAAGCACATCTCTTCCAACGTTAACAAACTGACCAAATTGACGTCTTTGGACTTGTCGttcaacaaaattaaaCACATAAAAAATCTGGATAATTTGACCCAGCTGGAaaatttgttctttgtACAAAACAGCATTTCCAAAATAGAAAATCTGTCCTCTTTGAAGtcgctgaaaaatttggagtTGGGTGGTAATAACATTCATTCCATCGAAGCCGACTCTTTCGAAGGCTTGAGTAACCTGGAAGAGATCTGGTTGGGCAAAAACTTCCTGCCAAGACTAATCAACCTACATCCCTTAcataatttgaaaatcctATCCATTCAGTCtaataaattgaaaaaaatcgaaaacTTGGAGGCATTGACTAACTTGGAAGAGCTTTACCTATCACACAACTTCATTACCAAGATCGAAGGCTTAGAGAAAAACTTAAAGTTAACCACTCTGGATGTCACATCGAACAAACTCACCTCGTTGGAAAACCTTGACCATCTGTCTCAGTTAACCGACATATGGGCCTCATTCAACCAGATAGACCAATCGTTTGAGAGTTTAGGCAAGAACTTGTCCAATTTGTCACGTTTGGAGACCATTTATTTGGAGGGGAACCCCATTCAgatggaaaataaaacttcTTATAGGAGAAAACTAACTATGAATCTGCCTCCATCTCTGGAGAAGATTGACGCGACGTATATAAGAGGTTGA
- the MTR2 gene encoding Mtr2p, giving the protein MNTNSNTMVMNDANQAQIASTFTKKILAHLDDPDPNKMAQFAQLFNPNNCRIILNATPFAQAAVFLQMWQNQVVQTQHALTGVDYHVIPGSGTLICNVNCKVRFDESGKDKMGQDATVPIQPNTSGNGNRLNDMNKPRPLWGPYFGLSLQLIIDDRIFRNDFNGVISGFNYNMVYKPDDSLLRIQ; this is encoded by the coding sequence atgaACACCAACAGCAACACTATGGTAATGAACGATGCGAACCAAGCACAGATAGCGTCCACGTTCACCAAGAAGATATTGGCACATCTGGACGACCCAGACCCTAACAAGATGGCCCAATTCGCACAGCTCTTCAACCCAAACAACTGCAGAATAATACTCAATGCGACGCCCTTTGCGCAAGCCGCGGTTTTCCTACAAATGTGGCAAAACCAGGTGGTTCAAACACAGCACGCGCTAACCGGCGTAGACTACCACGTTATCCCGGGCTCCGGGACGTTAATATGCAACGTCAACTGCAAAGTCAGGTTCGACGAAAGCGGCAAAGACAAGATGGGACAAGACGCGACGGTTCCCATCCAACCCAACACCAGCGGAAACGGAAACCGCCTCAACGATATGAACAAGCCAAGGCCTCTGTGGGGCCCATATTTCGGCCTTTCTCTTCAACTGATCATCGATGACCGTATATTCAGAAACGACTTCAACGGTGTGATATCGGGGTTTAACTACAACATGGTTTATAAACCCGATGACTCTCTGCTGAGAATTCAATGA
- the FAT3 gene encoding Fat3p, translating to MKLGQYHTPLSKGSIWSILSVCILFMFTVLILIIVATTGSTADYKPLTNIYIGEADIKHINVSKVIPQIGPILTILGSALTAPNSSLDAIFGALKNIADTPALTPLLTLLSNAENTTVTIESLTELAPLAISGNPASSTKQLAEINGLLKYSNNSTETLDGLARLVSASLSSASSSSSSDSTSLVLDLLQDSDNPQNSTDALLTLNNLTMTEKAQLLPVFKLFALSTNKTATMTALASLMNTTIPPTLAQTLLTQLQNTISEGGSLNSTFSSLQQLVPSADAGAFNAVQVLLNETTSTNQTLSTLTDLLEKNVTQSSSAKRAFAALTQLMDSSNNSTMVTTSVQSLAAVTNTTQSTQQLVGLDDVISSSTDTNETLSILSELQSDLSGNSSTTQYIPYLFNLLGASSNPKTTFSSLVTLTSWAQENPQTFMPILKILAEAKSVEPISPTKLDALTPNILEYLKIPVYFRLSIFTLCHANLEHKILDCSASHAVQNLDFRTIIYDALIASDFQPYLNALNITADDLYLQGKLLRREHEYVPAVKSVLAMNLLTIIFAFSTIVFTILLYFDRYMIRQALWLITVALYACVGLFTGLGATIIAVMISIIKSGTADDKFGVVFKASPAYMGLTWAAFVLAVIATILMISAWWTNRITGRYVSRATLDKNGEAYVYGDGAAVPATTVAADTNLEDDDSDVEKNGNRNEVTAIDGSSSANNTDVIRSTSDEMELHHAGVVPNVPNESTTDANNQRVII from the coding sequence ATGAAGCTAGGACAGTACCACACCCCCCTGTCGAAGGGGTCCATCTGGTCAATACTTTCCGTGTGCATACTATTTATGTTCACCGTACTAATACTGATTATTGTCGCTACAACAGGCTCCACCGCAGACTACAAGCCCTTGACCAATATATATATCGGCGAGGCCGATATCAAACACATCAACGTGAGCAAAGTGATTCCGCAGATCGGCCCCATCTTGACCATACTGGGGTCCGCTTTGACGGCTCCGAACAGCTCTTTGGATGCGATTTTTGGCGCCCTGAAAAACATTGCTGACACGCCGGCTCTGACGCCGCTGTTGACGCTGTTGTCCAACGCTGAAAACACTACGGTAACCATCGAGTCGTTGACCGAGTTGGCTCCCCTAGCCATCAGCGGAAATCCCGCCTCCAGCACCAAGCAGCTGGCGGAAATAAACGGGCTGCTGAAGTACTCAAACAACTCCACTGAAACCTTGGATGGCTTGGCCAGATTGGTTTCCGCGTCGCTGTCTTCGGCCAGCTCGAGCTCTTCAAGCGACTCCACCTCTTTGGTCCTGGACTTGCTACAGGATTCGGACAACCCTCAAAACTCCACAGACGCTTTGCTCACTCTGAATAATCTGACAATGACTGAAAAGGCGCAGTTGTTGCCTGTTTTCAAGCTATTCGCACTGTCCACGAACAAAACCGCTACAATGACGGCGTTGGCTAGCTTGATGAACACCACCATCCCCCCCACGTTGGCTCAAACGCTATTGACCCAACTACAAAACACAATCTCGGAAGGCGGTTCCCTGAACAGCACGTTTAGCAGTTTGCAACAGCTAGTGCCCAGTGCTGACGCGGGCGCTTTTAACGCAGTACAAGTGCTGCTAAACGAAACAACGTCCACGAACCAAACCTTAAGCACCTTGACTGACTTGCTGGAAAAAAACGTCACTCAGTCATCATCGGCAAAGAGGGCTTTTGCCGCCTTGACCCAGCTAATGGATAGTTCGAACAATTCCACGATGGTGACCACCTCGGTGCAATCCTTGGCTGCTGTGACTAATACCACCCAATCCACGCAGCAGCTCGTCGGTTTGGATGACGTGATAAGCTCCTCTACCGACACCAATGAGACGTTGTCCATCCTGTCCGAATTACAGTCCGATTTATCGGGTAATTCGAGCACTACGCAGTACATCCCATATCTGTTTAATCTTCTAGGTGCATCCAGTAACCCGAAAACCACGTTTTCATCCTTGGTGACGCTAACGTCATGGGCTCAAGAAAACCCTCAGACATTCATGcccattttgaaaatattagCCGAAGCCAAGTCTGTTGAACCAATCTCCCCCACGAAATTAGACGCTTTGACaccaaatattttggaGTACTTGAAGATCCCAGTTTACTTCCGTCTATCTATTTTCACTCTCTGTCATGCCAACCTCGAACACAAAATCCTTGATTGCAGCGCTTCACATGCTGTTCAAAACTTAGACTTCAGGACAATTATCTACGACGCACTGATTGCCTCCGATTTCCAGCCTTACTTGAACGCTCTGAATATTACCGCAGACGACCTATACTTGCAAGGGAAGTTGCTGCGCAGGGAACACGAGTACGTGCCTGCCGTGAAGTCCGTTCTGGCTATGAACCTATTGACAATCATCTTCGCTTTCTCTACCATCGTTTTCACCATATTATTGTACTTCGACAGGTACATGATTAGACAAGCATTATGGCTCATCACCGTAGCCCTATACGCTTGTGTTGGTTTATTCACAGGGTTGGGAGCTACTATAATCGCCGTTATGATCAGTATCATAAAAAGTGGTACCGCGGATGATAAATTTGGCGTTGTATTCAAGGCTAGTCCTGCTTATATGGGATTAACATGGGCAGCTTTCGTATTAGCAGTTATCGCTACTATATTGATGATCAGCGCGTGGTGGACAAACAGGATAACTGGTCGCTACGTATCCAGAGCTACACTAGACAAAAATGGCGAAGCCTACGTGTATGGAGATGGCGCTGCCGTCCCAGCTACCACTGTCGCTGCAGATACAAATCTGGAAGATGACGATAGTGACGTCGAAAAGAATGGCAATCGTAACGAAGTTACTGCTATCGACGGTAGCAGTTCTGCAAACAACACTGACGTCATAAGAAGTACAAGCGATGAAATGGAACTACATCATGCAGGCGTGGTTCCGAACGTCCCCAATGAATCAACAACGGATGCCAATAACCAGCGAGTGataatttga
- the ACP1 gene encoding acyl carrier protein: MFKSICKISSRMAPSACRTMLARPVMANSILAQRFYSANLSQDQVSQRVIDVIKAFDKNSPSIANKQISSDTQFHKDLGLDSLDTVELLVAIEEEFDIEIPDKVADDLRSVGETVNYIASNPDAN; the protein is encoded by the coding sequence ATGTTCAAATCAATCTGCAAAATTTCGTCCCGCATGGCTCCCTCTGCGTGCCGCACCATGTTGGCCCGTCCCGTCATGGCCAACTCCATACTCGCACAAAGGTTCTACTCCGCCAACTTGAGCCAAGATCAGGTCTCTCAAAGAGTTATCGACGTCATCAAGGCCTTCGACAAGAACTCCCCCAGCATCGCCAACAAACAGATCTCAAGCGACACTCAATTTCACAAGGACTTGGGGCTGGACTCCTTGGACACCGTCGAGTTGCTCGTGgccattgaagaagaattcgACATCGAAATCCCAGATAAAGTGGCCGATGACTTGAGAAGCGTGGGTGAAACCGTCAACTACATCGCTTCCAACCCTGACGCCAACTGA
- the DPH2 gene encoding 2-(3-amino-3-carboxypropyl)histidine synthase: MEVAPALSTTQSDITFQKVDAREIDRSAYLGPDYNGDDLMQLISDYYNIEALVAYLAQHTEYKSVTLQFPDDLIKDSSLIIRSLQSRFADETVKFWVLADTAYSACCVDEVAAEHVHADLVVHFGDACLNAIQSLPVVYSFGTPYVDIPLVVENFRRAFPDLSSKICLMANAPFSKHLSQLYSVLTRDLHYTNIIYSQINTSFVEKSLVTILDTFDTPENVTQVGEFGNNSILLGPGGTTEGVLPEEYHLFHLTTPQDPRLLYLSTVFQSIHIFDPAASDLVTGPFPSLMKRYKYMHVARTAGCIGILVNTLSLRNTRETINELIKLIRAREKKHYLFVVGKPNVAKLANFEDIDIWCILGCNQSGIIIDQFNEFYKPIITPYELNLALSEEVTWTGKWIVDFKDAIDEIEQNMGGDDTSATTSHSDEPEFDVVTGRYTSTSRPLRALTHLELEAAENEDDSSKQLTTRHTASGAIIKGTVSTSAAALQNRSWKGLGSDFDSVEVDETGADIEEGISGVARGYGFDRTDAINKEQK, translated from the coding sequence ATGGAAGTTGCTCCAGCCTTGTCGACCACGCAGTCAGATATCACGTTCCAGAAGGTGGACGCCCGCGAAATCGATAGGTCCGCCTACTTAGGCCCGGACTACAATGGCGATGACCTCATGCAGCTGATCTCGGATTACTATAATATCGAGGCCCTCGTGGCGTACCTAGCTCAGCATACGGAGTATAAAAGTGTCACGCTTCAGTTTCCCGACGACTTGATCAAAGACTCCTCGCTGATAATAAGGTCGCTGCAGTCGAGGTTTGCCGATGAGACGGTGAAGTTTTGGGTTCTTGCAGACACGGCGTACAGCGCATGCTGTGTGGACGAGGTCGCTGCCGAGCACGTCCACGCGGACCTGGTGGTCCATTTCGGTGATGCATGCCTGAACGCCATCCAGAGTCTGCCCGTGGTATACTCGTTCGGGACCCCATATGTAGACATACCGTTGGTGGTGGAGAACTTCCGGAGGGCGTTTCCTGACCTGTCCTCGAAAATATGCTTAATGGCTAATGCTCCTTTCTCCAAGCACCTGTCGCAACTGTACAGTGTCTTGACGCGCGACTTACACTACACCAATATCATATATTCGCAGATAAACACCTCTTTCGTAGAAAAGAGCCTCGTAACCATACTGGATACGTTCGACACCCCGGAGAATGTGACCCAGGTTGGTGAGTTCGGCAACAACAGTATACTGCTTGGACCAGGAGGAACCACAGAGGGCGTCTTGCCCGAGGAATACCATCTCTTCCACCTGACCACGCCTCAGGACCCAAGGTTGCTGTACTTGTCTACGGTTTTTCAATCAATCCATATCTTTGATCCAGCTGCGTCTGATCTTGTGACAGGGCCCTTCCCCTCGCTTATGAAGCGTTACAAATACATGCATGTGGCTAGGACTGCGGGCTGTATAGGTATTCTGGTTAACACGCTGTCGCTGCGCAATACCAGAGAAACTATCAACGAGCTGATCAAGCTCATCAGGGCGCGTGAGAAGAAGCACTACCTTTTCGTGGTCGGGAAGCCGAACGTGGCCAAGCTGGCAAACTTCGAAGACATCGATATATGGTGCATCCTCGGCTGCAACCAAAGCGGTATCATCATTGACCAGTTCAACGAGTTTTACAAGCCGATCATCACACCGTATGAGCTGAATTTAGCGTTGAGTGAAGAGGTCACTTGGACCGGGAAGTGGATTGTGGACTTCAAAGACGCCATCGATGAAATCGAACAGAACATGGGTGGAGACGATACGTCCGCGACCACTTCCCACAGTGACGAGCCAGAGTTTGACGTTGTGACGGGCAGATACACCAGCACATCAAGGCCACTACGAGCGCTAACGCATTTAGAGCTGGAGGCGgctgaaaatgaagacgaTAGCTCCAAGCAGCTGACTACGAGACATACCGCCTCGGGCGCCATTATCAAGGGCACAGTGTCCACTTCTGCGGCAGCACTACAGAACCGTTCGTGGAAGGGCCTGGGCAGCGACTTCGACTCCGTCGAAGTTGATGAAACCGGTGCGGACATCGAAGAAGGTATCTCCGGTGTCGCACGTGGCTATGGGTTCGATCGTACAGACGCCATAAACAAGGAGCAAAAGTAA
- the CNB1 gene encoding calcineurin regulatory subunit B produces the protein MGAAPSKIVDGLLEDTNFDRDEIERLRKRFMKLDRDSSGSIDKNEFMSIPGVSSNPLAGRIMEVFDADNSGDVDFQEFITGLSIFSGRGSKDEKLKFAFKIYDIDKDGFISNGELFIVLKIMVGSNLDDEQLQQIVDRTIMENDGDGDGRLNFEEFKNAIETTEVAKSLTLQYEV, from the exons atGGGTGCTGCTCCTTCCAAAATCGTGGATGGCCTTTTAGAAGACACAAAtt TTGATAGAGATGAAATTGAGAGGTTGAGGAAAAGATTTATGAAATTAGACAGAGACAGCTCTGGGTCCATTGATAAAAACGAGTTCATGAGTATTCCAGGTGTTTCTTCGAACCCCTTGGCAGGTCGTATAATGGAAGTTTTCGATGCTGATAATAGCGGTGACGTGGACTTCCAGGAGTTCATTACCGGGCTATCCATCTTTAGTGGGCGTGGGTCCAAGGACGAGAAACTAAAGTTCGCTTTCAAAATCTACGATATCGATAAGGACGGATTTATATCGAATGGTGAGTTGTTCATTGTTTTAAAGATTATGGTGGGTTCTAATCTGGACGATGAACAGTTACAACAGATTGTAGACAGAACCATAATGGAGAATGACGGCGATGGTGACGGCCGtttaaattttgaagagttcAAAAATGCCATCGAAACCACGGAAGTGGCCAAGAGTCTGACATTACAGTACgaagtttga
- the HYM1 gene encoding Hym1p: MFKKYKSQDLDMAFWWKKNPKTPSDYARLIVEQLNKFSSPSLTQDNKRKVQEECTKYLIGTKHFIVGDTEPHPTPEAIDELYTAIHRADVFHELLLHFVDLEFEARRECMLIFSICLGYSKDNKFVTVDYLVSQPKTISLMLRTAEVALQQKGCQDIFLTVGNMIIECIKYEQLCRIILKDPQLWKFFEFAKLGNFEISTESLQILSAAFTTHPKLVSKEFFCNENNIIRFIKCINKLMAHGSYVTKRQSTKLLASLIVIRSNNSLMNIFINSPENLKLIMTLMTDKSKNLQLEAFNVFKVMVANPRKSKPVFDILVKNRDKLLTYFKTFGLDSQDSTFLDEREFIIQEIDSLPRIISSTTDNTNNNVSSNNLNSPSSVINNPSTLLTHSTTPDSR, from the coding sequence ATGTTTAAGAAATACAAGAGCCAAGACTTGGATATGGCATTCTGGTGGAAGAAAAACCCGAAAACTCCTTCCGATTATGCCAGGTTAATAGTCGAACAGCTGAACAAATTCAGCTCTCCATCATTAACCCAggataataaaagaaaggtGCAAGAAGAATGTACCAAATATTTAATCGGCACTAAGCATTTTATTGTTGGTGATACGGAACCTCACCCAACACCAGAGGCTATTGATGAACTTTATACGGCCATACATCGCGCTGATGTATTCCACGAGCTACTACTACATTTTGTGGACCTGGAGTTTGAAGCGAGAAGGGAATGCATGCTGATTTTCTCTATTTGCTTGGGGTACTCCAAAGACAATAAATTTGTTACGGTGGACTATTTAGTCTCACAACCAAAGACCATTTCATTAATGTTAAGAACAGCAGAAGTCGCCTTACAGCAAAAAGGGTGCcaagatatttttctaACGGTGGGGAATATGATAATTGAATGCATTAAATATGAACAACTTTGTAGAATCATACTTAAGGACCCCCAGCTATGGAAGTTCTTCGAGTTTGCGAAGTTGGgtaattttgaaatcagTACGGAATCTCTACAAATCTTAAGCGCTGCATTCACTACACATCCCAAGTTAGTCTCTAAGGAGTTTTTTTGTAACGAGAATAACATTATCAGATTTATCAAATGTATCAACAAACTAATGGCTCACGGAAGTTACGTGACTAAAAGACAAAGCACCAAGCTGCTGGCCTCTTTAATCGTGATAAGGTCTAACAACTCATTgatgaatatatttatcAATTCTCCGGAAAATCTAAAGCTTATAATGACTTTAATGACTGACAAATCTAAGAATTTACAGCTGGAAGCATTCAATGTATTTAAAGTAATGGTGGCGAATCCAAGGAAATCAAAACCTGTTTTTGATATCCTTGTTAAAAACAGAGATAAACTATTAACATACTTTAAAACTTTTGGTTTAGATTCTCAAGATTCTACTTTCCTTGATGAGAGGGAATTCattattcaagaaattgattcCTTACCACGCATAATTTCATCGACGACAGACAATACTAATAACAATGTTTCTTCAAACAATTTAAACTCGCCATCCTCAGTAATAAACAATCCATCGACACTCTTGACTCATTCAACAACGCCTGATTCAAGATAA
- the PXA2 gene encoding ATP-binding cassette long-chain fatty acid transporter PXA2, translating to MKNIKMSSTASGLYQKHRVNLLRSSYIILLLATLYNSNSSSSNNKNGKKDTQSTDSESEKIGEEKGAELDEEEEDDNNEELTMVSKHSTDSVNGTIAVDKESINKDKERRQPGKVDFLFKLLLHDRKCLVLFITQAILLNIRTLLSLRVATLDGQLVSTLVRAQYANFAKILLGKWMILGIPASFINSLISYTTKLCSVTINRKVSDFLLSKYLSNHHTFYSVASADSVSEIQDNLTRDIYTFSMNSSLLLNQLLKPMLDLILCSFKLLTSNTSVMGEGTLALGLIVYASNSLLKLIQPNFTRLTMVSSSLESWFRSLHSNLHSSNEEIALLRGQKRELANVDYSFYRLVLFLNREIKARAIYDIATAFVIKYTWGAAGLVLCSIPIFFKDPPSEDALELKEPKTDMTADFITNRRLLVTASSSIGRFVELKRNIQQLRGIRLRLNKFNDLLDANKGDANESNKEGYIVEYDDSKIKFENIPLITPTNQVLVPELSFDLEHGNHLLIIGPNGCGKSSLFRILGGLWPVRASANKNHQSKLIMPRRTVGKDCAIFYLPQRPYMGNRSTFREQIIYPDTIEQFEEKYHNDYSLGDADLIKILQLLDLEDLVTENMSLVLAQRTSKNGIQQPPSEGNQSPCSIEIRDAFSIIRNWSEELTVGVQQRLAMARMYYHKPKFAVLDECTSAVAPEMEQQMYENAQKFGISLISVCHRTSLWHFHNYLLKFDGKGGYQFGPFNPQERLGNEEKLLELNAILDQQVPLWERKLKDLTIAKESNIIRKSETNLNLFGKIEDPKSSKANALLDSNKDKSFITPSIGKETSKRLPLFSKPSSTASSNLLRNNKSKTKNGKSKTEPSNEK from the coding sequence atgaagaatataaaaatgTCTTCAACGGCATCTGGTTTATACCAGAAACATAGAGTGAATCTACTACGTTCCTCATACATCATATTGCTGCTAGCAACGCTTTACAACTCAAATTCAAGCTCTAGCAATAATAAAAACGGTAAAAAGGATACACAGTCGACGGATTCAGAGAGTGAAAAGATTggggaagaaaaaggagCAGAActagatgaagaagaagaggatgatAACAATGAAGAGTTGACGATGGTTTCCAAACACAGTACCGATTCAGTCAATGGAACAATAGCGGTAGACAAAGAAAGTATAAATAAGGATAAAGAAAGACGGCAGCCGGGAAAGGTAGATTTTCTGTTCAAACTTTTGCTACATGACAGGAAATGtcttgttttatttatcaCGCAGGCTATCCTTTTGAATATCAGGACGTTATTGTCTCTTCGTGTGGCTACTTTGGATGGTCAGCTAGTTTCCACTTTAGTGAGAGCCCAATACGCAAATTTCGCAAAGATTTTACTGGGGAAATGGATGATTCTCGGGATCCCCGCAAGCTTTAtcaattctttgattaGCTACACAACTAAGTTGTGCTCTGTCACTATTAATAGGAAAGTCTCGGATTTTCTGTTATCAAAATATCTCTCTAACCATCATACCTTTTATTCCGTGGCTTCTGCTGACTCTGTATCTGAGATCCAAGATAACTTAACAAGGGACATTTACACATTTTCGATGAATTCATCGTTACTACTAAACCAATTGCTGAAGCCAATGCTGGACCTGATCCTTTGCTCATTCAAACTATTAACATCGAATACTAGTGTCATGGGTGAAGGTACGCTGGCACTAGGCCTGATCGTGTACGCTTCCAATTCCTTACTAAAGCTAATTCAACCGAATTTTACAAGGCTTACAATGGTAAGCTCGTCTTTGGAAAGTTGGTTCCGTTCTTTACACTCAAATCTGCATTCTAGCAATGAAGAAATCGCACTGCTGAGAGGACAGAAGAGAGAATTAGCCAACGTTGATTATTCATTTTACCGTTTGGTGCTATTTTTAAATAGAGAAATAAAGGCAAGAGCCATTTACGATATTGCTACTGCTTTTGTCATTAAATATACTTGGGGTGCAGCTGGTTTGGTGTTATGTTCGATTCCaatattcttcaaagaccCACCAAGTGAAGACGCCTTGGAACTTAAGGAGCCCAAGACTGATATGACAGCTGACTTCATTACAAATAGGAGGCTGTTAGTTACTGCGTCTAGTTCCATCGGAAGGTTTGTcgaattgaaaaggaatatTCAGCAATTACGTGGTATCAGATTACGTCTAAATAAATTCAATGACCTATTGGATGCAAATAAAGGTGATGCTAATGAGTCAAATAAGGAAGGGTACATAGTGGAATATGATGactcaaaaataaaatttgaaaacattcCGTTGATAACTCCTACGAATCAGGTTTTAGTTCCTGAACTAAGTTTTGATTTGGAGCATGGGAACCATCTGTTGATTATTGGGCCTAATGGTTGCGGTAAGTCATCGTTATTCCGTATACTTGGTGGATTATGGCCTGTGAGGGCAAGTGCCAataaaaatcatcaatCCAAATTAATAATGCCCCGTAGAACTGTGGGTAAAGATTGTGCAATCTTTTATTTGCCTCAAAGGCCATATATGGGGAATAGGTCAACTTTCAGAGAGCAGATTATTTACCCAGATACGATTGAAcagtttgaagaaaagtatCACAACGATTACAGCTTAGGTGATGCAGacttgataaaaattttgcaGTTATTGgatttggaagatttaGTTACAGAGAACATGTCACTTGTGCTAGCCCAAAGAACTTCTAAAAATGGTATTCAGCAACCGCCATCAGAGGGGAATCAATCGCCATGTAGTATCGAGATACGTGATGCATTTAGTATAATAAGAAACTGGTCCGAGGAATTAACAGTCGGCGTTCAACAAAGACTAGCCATGGCAAGGATGTATTATCATAAGCCTAAATTTGCTGTCCTTGATGAATGTACATCAGCAGTGGCTCCAGAAATGGAGCAACAAATGTACGAAAATGCCCAAAAGTTTGGTATTTCATTAATATCCGTTTGTCATAGAACTAGTTTATGGCATTTTCACAACtatcttttgaagtttgACGGTAAAGGCGGATATCAATTTGGTCCCTTCAACCCACAAGAAAGGTTAGGAAATGAGGAAAAATTGCTTGAATTAAATGCCATACTAGACCAACAAGTACCGCTCTGGGAgaggaaattgaaagatttgACAATTGCCAAAGAATCAAACATTATTCGTAAGTCAGAGACCAACTTGAACCTTTTCGGAAAAATCGAAGATCCAAAATCATCCAAAGCCAACGCATTATTGGACTCAAACAAAGACAAATCTTTTATCACACCATCCATAGGGAAAGAGACCAGTAAAAGGCTACCGCTATTTTCGAAACCATCATCAACAGCATCGTCAAATTTattaagaaacaacaaaagcaagaCGAAGAATGGAAAATCCAAAACGGAACcatcaaatgaaaaatag